In Heliangelus exortis chromosome 3, bHelExo1.hap1, whole genome shotgun sequence, the genomic stretch ATTTGTATGTGGGAAAGATATGGAGGGAGAAAGAGCCTGCAGCTGtgttaatttgcatttttttcatttgtgtccTTAAGAGTATTTTAACAATAACCTATTTTTTATGAAGTCATACTgtaaagaaggaggaggagactTGAGTTGTGTGAAgccttttaaaatacacaatagTCACACATGGTGGTGTACTTGTTTTGTATTGCTAACTGTTTGTTATTGTTTCAGTGGGAAGAAATAAGTGGACTGGATGAAAACTACACTCCTATCCGAACATACCAGGTATGCCAGGTGATggaatcaaaccaaaacaactggCTTCGGACTAACTGGATTGCAAAAAGCAATGCACAAAGGATTTTTGTAGAACTGAAATTCACTCTGAGGGATTGTAACAGTCTTCCTGGAGTTCTGGGGACTTGTAAAGAAACTTTTAACTTGTATTATTATGAAACAGACTACGACATTGGCAGGAATATCCGAGAAAATCAATATGTAAAAATAGACACTATTGCAGCAGATGAAAGTTTTACCCAGGGTGATCTtggggagagaaaaatgaaacttaACACAGAGGTGAGAGAAATTGGACCTTTGTCCAAAAAAGGATTCTATCTTGCATTTCAGGATGTAGGGGCCTGTATTGCTTTGGTCTCTGTCAAAGTCTACTACAAGAAGTGCTGGTCCATCATTGAGAACTTAGCTATTTTTCCTGACACAGTGACTGGCTCAGAGTTTTCCTCTTTAGTTGAAGTACGAGGAACTTGTGtcagcagtgcagaggaggaggcGGAGAACTCGCCGAAGATGCACTGCAGCGCCGAGGGAGAGTGGTTAGTGCCTATTGGAAAATGTATCTGCAAGGCAGGATACCAGCAAAAAGGAGACACGTGTGAACGTAAGTAAATATAAAACTTGTTGCAATATATACATTACAGTTCATGTTCCAccagtgtgggtttttttgtttgctttctttttttaatctttttttttttttttaaattgtttctttcAAGAGAAATACATCCTCagcctgcttttaaaatttctgaatcTTTAATCTGTAAACTTCACACTGGCTAATCCAAAGCATTTAGCTCTTCTGGATGTGGAAATCAGCAGTTACgtactgcattttaaaatttaaacaaggAAATTTAAAGTTGTATGAAGTACAAATATAGATTCAGGATTAACATTTAAAACCGGTTAAGGTTATGTTTCTTGTACCTCTTGCTGAGCAAGTCATACCAATCATAGAACATTGTATTAATAGTCTCTTATGAGTAGCTAAACAGTTTGTTCTTTCACATCGTTTGTGACAGGATTATAAGGAAACTAAAACTGAGGAAGAATGAGTTGTGGTTGGTAATGGAAAGAATATATACACGGTGAAACCTGAGGGTAGAGATTTGTGTCGTAAGTGCATACAAATTCACAACAAAGAGTACAGTTTTGGATCCTTCAAACAGAATATCAAATTTCAAGACAAAAGTATGTTTTCCTTTCTACAATATCTTTTTGCATAAAACTAATTCTAAATTTCTGGCTTGCCATGGAATCATTgtgattaatttaaaatactagCAAGTCAGGGACTACTGAGTTGTACTGTCTGGCTCAGACTGGTTCAGTTACCCATCTCTGTGGAGTAATACTTATCCTTACCTTTGCTGTCACTGGGGCTACATGTGGAAGATGCTTCTTTTTAGTGTGAGAAAGGATATTTCATTGTATTTGCTTACAGTCAAGTTAAGAGAACAGGCAGTTTGTTTGAAGACAGGTATTTTTACAAGGTCGATTAATTTTGTCATAAGATGACATAAGGAGTTATGTATCACcatatttttcctgtaagaCAGGCAGACATTTGCTGGTAAAAAATGTTATcaaagagtggaaaaaaatcccacaaat encodes the following:
- the EPHA7 gene encoding ephrin type-A receptor 7 isoform X8, with protein sequence MVFQSRLPSWIILCSIWLFRFAHTGEAQAAKEVILLDSKAQQTELEWISSPPNGWEEISGLDENYTPIRTYQVCQVMESNQNNWLRTNWIAKSNAQRIFVELKFTLRDCNSLPGVLGTCKETFNLYYYETDYDIGRNIRENQYVKIDTIAADESFTQGDLGERKMKLNTEVREIGPLSKKGFYLAFQDVGACIALVSVKVYYKKCWSIIENLAIFPDTVTGSEFSSLVEVRGTCVSSAEEEAENSPKMHCSAEGEWLVPIGKCICKAGYQQKGDTCEHSLLCTDFEIKTKPAMKTNRIPVISPLVTEEVLKLSFYGSGMPLLN